From Maylandia zebra isolate NMK-2024a linkage group LG11, Mzebra_GT3a, whole genome shotgun sequence, one genomic window encodes:
- the tars2 gene encoding threonine--tRNA ligase 1, cytoplasmic isoform X1 has translation MAVTQLLRLVTCRSTARATLCAQRKYSKVNASPALSERLQIFEALREKRGNGKRFESTEMPLRIRLVDGRIVKGTAGVTTPLYVARSVRLKGALVSKVNGELWELGRPLEADCELQLLGFDTTEGKQAAWRTGACVLGGVLEGMFGAEVCREGTSEFGLFCDYLLDNSFLSLSDVEARCKEAAALKRPLSRLELSIEEVQELFQSSKLRLQFAEEQMNGATVTVYRCGDTIAVCNGPLLPHTGLLTVFKMLQLSSVTLANQTESSGLTRLLGVAFPGEKEKEEWEREQEEARRRDHRRIGTDQELFFFNEVSPGSCFFLPKGAHIYSTLTDFIKCEYRRRGFTEVVTPTLYSTALWERSGHWEHYSKNMFTVKSEDSQTYALKPMNCPAHCLMFEQRVRSWRELPLRWADFGALHRNELSGALGGLTRVRRFCQDDAHIFCTPEQLEEEIVTCLDFVRSVYQVFGFSFHCLLSTRPTPCLGEPDQWDTAEQQLERSLQQFGERWELNPGDGAFYGPKIDILIKDAIGRQHQCATIQLDFQLPIRFDLQYVGRDGQLHRPVMIHRAVLGSLERMMAILAENFGGKWPLWLSPAQVAVIPVGGNNESYGRQVVQQFHEAGFMADLNDDEGATLNKKIRSAQLAQYNYIFVVGDKERESGTVNVRSRGGKQLGRRPTEEVLMSLTKLRDTRSNLDEF, from the exons ATGGCGGTGACGCAGCTGCTTCGGCTTGTTACCTGTCGTTCGACAGCTCGTGCGACCCTTTGCGCGCAGAGGAAGTACAGCAAG GTGAATGCATCTCCTGCCTTATCTGAACGACTGCAGATCTTTGAGGCTCTCAGGGAAAAACGTGGAAATGGGAAGCGTTTTGAATCGACAGAAATGCCCCTCCGTATCCGGCTGGTTGACGGCCGGATAGTTAAGGGAACAGCTGGTGTCACCACACCGCTCTATGTTGCTCGGAGTGTGAG ATTGAAAGGAGCCCTGGTGAGTAAGGTGAATGGGGAACTCTGGGAGCTTGGACGACCCCTAGAGGCAGACTGTGAACTACAACTTCTGGGGTTTGATACAACTGAGGGAAAGCAG GCAGCCTGGAGAACAGGGGCGTGCGTCCTCGGTGGAGTCTTGGAGGGCATGTTTGGTGCTGAGGTGTGCAGAGAAGGAACATCAGAGTTCGGGCTTTTCTGTGATTACCTGTTGGACAACAG TTTTTTGTCTCTGAGTGATGTGGAGGCGAGGTGTAAGGAGGCGGCAGCACTCAAACGTCCTCTCTCTAGACTGGAGCTGAGTATAGAAGAGGTCCAAGAGCTATTCCAG AGCAGTAAGCTGAGGCTGCAGTTTGCTGAAGAGCAGATGAATGGCGCCACTGTCACAGTATACAG GTGTGGAGACACTATAGCGGTCTGCAACGGCCCCCTCCTCCCACACACAGGCCTCCTCACAGTCTTCAAGATGCTGCag CTGTCCTCTGTGACCCTGGCCAACCAGACAGAGTCCTCCGGTTTGACACGACTGTTAGGTGTGGCCTTTCCAGgtgagaaagagaaggaggagtgGGAGAGGGAGCAGGAGGAAGCGAGGAGGCGGGACCACAGACGCATCGGGACG GACCAGGAGCTGTTCTTCTTCAATGAAGTCAGTCCAGGAAGTTGTTTCTTTCTGCCTAAAGGAGCCCACATCTACAGCACACTCACAGACTTCATTAAG TGTGAATACCGAAGGCGAGGCTTCACTGAGGTCGTGACCCCAACGCTATACAGCACTGCGTTATGGGAGCGCTCTGGCCACTGGGAGCACTACAGCAAGAACATGTTCACTGTGAAATCAGAGGACTCTCAGACCTACGCTCTCAAACCCATGAACTGTCCTGCACACTG CCTGATGTTTGAGCAGCGCGTTCGCTCGTGGAGAGAGCTCCCTCTGCGATGGGCCGACTTCGGGGCGCTGCATCGTAATGAGCTCTCCGGCGCTCTGGGAGGTCTCACTCGCGTTCGCAGGTTCTGCCAGGATGACGCGCACATATTTTGCACACCTGAACAG ctGGAAGAAGAGATTGTGACTTGTTTGGACTTTGTGAGGAGCGTCTATCAAGTGTTTGGGTTTTCCTTTCACTGCCTGCTGTCTACGCGACCCACGCCGTGCCTGGGGGAGCCTGATCAGTGGGACACTGCTGAGCAG caGTTAGAGAGGAGTCTGCAGCAGTTTGGTGAACGCTGGGAATTAAACCCAGGAGACGGAGCGTTCTACGGACCAAAG ATTGACATCCTGATCAAAGATGCTATTGGCAGACAGCACCAGTGTGCCACGATCCAGCTGGACTTCCAGCTGCCAATCAGATTTGACCTTCAGTACGTCGG ACGAGACGGACAGTTGCACAGACCAGTAATGATCCACAGAGCAGTGCTGGGATCGCTGGAGAGGATGATGGCCATACTGGCTGAAAACTTTGGAGGGAAATG GCCTCTGTGGCTGTCTCCGGCTCAGGTCGCAGTTATTCCTGTGGGGGGCAACAATGAGTCGTACGGCAGGCAG GTGGTCCAGCAGTTCCATGAAGCTGGCTTTATGGCAGATCTGAATGACGATGAGGGAGCCACCTTAAATAAGAAGATCCGCTCTGCTCAGCTCGCCCAGTATAACTACATATTTG tgGTGGGTGATAAGGAGCGTGAGAGTGGAACAGTGAACGTGAGGAGCAGAGGGGGTAAACAGCTGGGCAGGAGGCCGACAGAGGAGGTGCTGATGTCCCTCACAAAGCTACGGGACACCAGAAGCAACCTCGATGAGTTTTGA
- the tars2 gene encoding threonine--tRNA ligase 1, cytoplasmic isoform X4 gives MPLRIRLVDGRIVKGTAGVTTPLYVARSVRLKGALVSKVNGELWELGRPLEADCELQLLGFDTTEGKQAAWRTGACVLGGVLEGMFGAEVCREGTSEFGLFCDYLLDNSFLSLSDVEARCKEAAALKRPLSRLELSIEEVQELFQSSKLRLQFAEEQMNGATVTVYRCGDTIAVCNGPLLPHTGLLTVFKMLQLSSVTLANQTESSGLTRLLGVAFPGEKEKEEWEREQEEARRRDHRRIGTDQELFFFNEVSPGSCFFLPKGAHIYSTLTDFIKCEYRRRGFTEVVTPTLYSTALWERSGHWEHYSKNMFTVKSEDSQTYALKPMNCPAHCLMFEQRVRSWRELPLRWADFGALHRNELSGALGGLTRVRRFCQDDAHIFCTPEQLEEEIVTCLDFVRSVYQVFGFSFHCLLSTRPTPCLGEPDQWDTAEQQLERSLQQFGERWELNPGDGAFYGPKIDILIKDAIGRQHQCATIQLDFQLPIRFDLQYVGRDGQLHRPVMIHRAVLGSLERMMAILAENFGGKWPLWLSPAQVAVIPVGGNNESYGRQVVQQFHEAGFMADLNDDEGATLNKKIRSAQLAQYNYIFVVGDKERESGTVNVRSRGGKQLGRRPTEEVLMSLTKLRDTRSNLDEF, from the exons ATGCCCCTCCGTATCCGGCTGGTTGACGGCCGGATAGTTAAGGGAACAGCTGGTGTCACCACACCGCTCTATGTTGCTCGGAGTGTGAG ATTGAAAGGAGCCCTGGTGAGTAAGGTGAATGGGGAACTCTGGGAGCTTGGACGACCCCTAGAGGCAGACTGTGAACTACAACTTCTGGGGTTTGATACAACTGAGGGAAAGCAG GCAGCCTGGAGAACAGGGGCGTGCGTCCTCGGTGGAGTCTTGGAGGGCATGTTTGGTGCTGAGGTGTGCAGAGAAGGAACATCAGAGTTCGGGCTTTTCTGTGATTACCTGTTGGACAACAG TTTTTTGTCTCTGAGTGATGTGGAGGCGAGGTGTAAGGAGGCGGCAGCACTCAAACGTCCTCTCTCTAGACTGGAGCTGAGTATAGAAGAGGTCCAAGAGCTATTCCAG AGCAGTAAGCTGAGGCTGCAGTTTGCTGAAGAGCAGATGAATGGCGCCACTGTCACAGTATACAG GTGTGGAGACACTATAGCGGTCTGCAACGGCCCCCTCCTCCCACACACAGGCCTCCTCACAGTCTTCAAGATGCTGCag CTGTCCTCTGTGACCCTGGCCAACCAGACAGAGTCCTCCGGTTTGACACGACTGTTAGGTGTGGCCTTTCCAGgtgagaaagagaaggaggagtgGGAGAGGGAGCAGGAGGAAGCGAGGAGGCGGGACCACAGACGCATCGGGACG GACCAGGAGCTGTTCTTCTTCAATGAAGTCAGTCCAGGAAGTTGTTTCTTTCTGCCTAAAGGAGCCCACATCTACAGCACACTCACAGACTTCATTAAG TGTGAATACCGAAGGCGAGGCTTCACTGAGGTCGTGACCCCAACGCTATACAGCACTGCGTTATGGGAGCGCTCTGGCCACTGGGAGCACTACAGCAAGAACATGTTCACTGTGAAATCAGAGGACTCTCAGACCTACGCTCTCAAACCCATGAACTGTCCTGCACACTG CCTGATGTTTGAGCAGCGCGTTCGCTCGTGGAGAGAGCTCCCTCTGCGATGGGCCGACTTCGGGGCGCTGCATCGTAATGAGCTCTCCGGCGCTCTGGGAGGTCTCACTCGCGTTCGCAGGTTCTGCCAGGATGACGCGCACATATTTTGCACACCTGAACAG ctGGAAGAAGAGATTGTGACTTGTTTGGACTTTGTGAGGAGCGTCTATCAAGTGTTTGGGTTTTCCTTTCACTGCCTGCTGTCTACGCGACCCACGCCGTGCCTGGGGGAGCCTGATCAGTGGGACACTGCTGAGCAG caGTTAGAGAGGAGTCTGCAGCAGTTTGGTGAACGCTGGGAATTAAACCCAGGAGACGGAGCGTTCTACGGACCAAAG ATTGACATCCTGATCAAAGATGCTATTGGCAGACAGCACCAGTGTGCCACGATCCAGCTGGACTTCCAGCTGCCAATCAGATTTGACCTTCAGTACGTCGG ACGAGACGGACAGTTGCACAGACCAGTAATGATCCACAGAGCAGTGCTGGGATCGCTGGAGAGGATGATGGCCATACTGGCTGAAAACTTTGGAGGGAAATG GCCTCTGTGGCTGTCTCCGGCTCAGGTCGCAGTTATTCCTGTGGGGGGCAACAATGAGTCGTACGGCAGGCAG GTGGTCCAGCAGTTCCATGAAGCTGGCTTTATGGCAGATCTGAATGACGATGAGGGAGCCACCTTAAATAAGAAGATCCGCTCTGCTCAGCTCGCCCAGTATAACTACATATTTG tgGTGGGTGATAAGGAGCGTGAGAGTGGAACAGTGAACGTGAGGAGCAGAGGGGGTAAACAGCTGGGCAGGAGGCCGACAGAGGAGGTGCTGATGTCCCTCACAAAGCTACGGGACACCAGAAGCAACCTCGATGAGTTTTGA
- the tars2 gene encoding threonine--tRNA ligase 1, cytoplasmic isoform X2: MAVTQLLRLVTCRSTARATLCAQRKYSKVNASPALSERLQIFEALREKRGNGKRFESTEMPLRIRLVDGRIVKGTAGVTTPLYVARSVRLKGALVSKVNGELWELGRPLEADCELQLLGFDTTEGKQAAWRTGACVLGGVLEGMFGAEVCREGTSEFGLFCDYLLDNSFLSLSDVEARCKEAAALKRPLSRLELSIEEVQELFQSSKLRLQFAEEQMNGATVTVYRCGDTIAVCNGPLLPHTGLLTVFKMLQLSSVTLANQTESSGLTRLLGVAFPGEKEKEEWEREQEEARRRDHRRIGTDQELFFFNEVSPGSCFFLPKGAHIYSTLTDFIKCEYRRRGFTEVVTPTLYSTALWERSGHWEHYSKNMFTVKSEDSQTYALKPMNCPAHCLMFEQRVRSWRELPLRWADFGALHRNELSGALGGLTRVRRFCQDDAHIFCTPEQLEEEIVTCLDFVRSVYQVFGFSFHCLLSTRPTPCLGEPDQWDTAEQLERSLQQFGERWELNPGDGAFYGPKIDILIKDAIGRQHQCATIQLDFQLPIRFDLQYVGRDGQLHRPVMIHRAVLGSLERMMAILAENFGGKWPLWLSPAQVAVIPVGGNNESYGRQVVQQFHEAGFMADLNDDEGATLNKKIRSAQLAQYNYIFVVGDKERESGTVNVRSRGGKQLGRRPTEEVLMSLTKLRDTRSNLDEF; the protein is encoded by the exons ATGGCGGTGACGCAGCTGCTTCGGCTTGTTACCTGTCGTTCGACAGCTCGTGCGACCCTTTGCGCGCAGAGGAAGTACAGCAAG GTGAATGCATCTCCTGCCTTATCTGAACGACTGCAGATCTTTGAGGCTCTCAGGGAAAAACGTGGAAATGGGAAGCGTTTTGAATCGACAGAAATGCCCCTCCGTATCCGGCTGGTTGACGGCCGGATAGTTAAGGGAACAGCTGGTGTCACCACACCGCTCTATGTTGCTCGGAGTGTGAG ATTGAAAGGAGCCCTGGTGAGTAAGGTGAATGGGGAACTCTGGGAGCTTGGACGACCCCTAGAGGCAGACTGTGAACTACAACTTCTGGGGTTTGATACAACTGAGGGAAAGCAG GCAGCCTGGAGAACAGGGGCGTGCGTCCTCGGTGGAGTCTTGGAGGGCATGTTTGGTGCTGAGGTGTGCAGAGAAGGAACATCAGAGTTCGGGCTTTTCTGTGATTACCTGTTGGACAACAG TTTTTTGTCTCTGAGTGATGTGGAGGCGAGGTGTAAGGAGGCGGCAGCACTCAAACGTCCTCTCTCTAGACTGGAGCTGAGTATAGAAGAGGTCCAAGAGCTATTCCAG AGCAGTAAGCTGAGGCTGCAGTTTGCTGAAGAGCAGATGAATGGCGCCACTGTCACAGTATACAG GTGTGGAGACACTATAGCGGTCTGCAACGGCCCCCTCCTCCCACACACAGGCCTCCTCACAGTCTTCAAGATGCTGCag CTGTCCTCTGTGACCCTGGCCAACCAGACAGAGTCCTCCGGTTTGACACGACTGTTAGGTGTGGCCTTTCCAGgtgagaaagagaaggaggagtgGGAGAGGGAGCAGGAGGAAGCGAGGAGGCGGGACCACAGACGCATCGGGACG GACCAGGAGCTGTTCTTCTTCAATGAAGTCAGTCCAGGAAGTTGTTTCTTTCTGCCTAAAGGAGCCCACATCTACAGCACACTCACAGACTTCATTAAG TGTGAATACCGAAGGCGAGGCTTCACTGAGGTCGTGACCCCAACGCTATACAGCACTGCGTTATGGGAGCGCTCTGGCCACTGGGAGCACTACAGCAAGAACATGTTCACTGTGAAATCAGAGGACTCTCAGACCTACGCTCTCAAACCCATGAACTGTCCTGCACACTG CCTGATGTTTGAGCAGCGCGTTCGCTCGTGGAGAGAGCTCCCTCTGCGATGGGCCGACTTCGGGGCGCTGCATCGTAATGAGCTCTCCGGCGCTCTGGGAGGTCTCACTCGCGTTCGCAGGTTCTGCCAGGATGACGCGCACATATTTTGCACACCTGAACAG ctGGAAGAAGAGATTGTGACTTGTTTGGACTTTGTGAGGAGCGTCTATCAAGTGTTTGGGTTTTCCTTTCACTGCCTGCTGTCTACGCGACCCACGCCGTGCCTGGGGGAGCCTGATCAGTGGGACACTGCTGAGCAG TTAGAGAGGAGTCTGCAGCAGTTTGGTGAACGCTGGGAATTAAACCCAGGAGACGGAGCGTTCTACGGACCAAAG ATTGACATCCTGATCAAAGATGCTATTGGCAGACAGCACCAGTGTGCCACGATCCAGCTGGACTTCCAGCTGCCAATCAGATTTGACCTTCAGTACGTCGG ACGAGACGGACAGTTGCACAGACCAGTAATGATCCACAGAGCAGTGCTGGGATCGCTGGAGAGGATGATGGCCATACTGGCTGAAAACTTTGGAGGGAAATG GCCTCTGTGGCTGTCTCCGGCTCAGGTCGCAGTTATTCCTGTGGGGGGCAACAATGAGTCGTACGGCAGGCAG GTGGTCCAGCAGTTCCATGAAGCTGGCTTTATGGCAGATCTGAATGACGATGAGGGAGCCACCTTAAATAAGAAGATCCGCTCTGCTCAGCTCGCCCAGTATAACTACATATTTG tgGTGGGTGATAAGGAGCGTGAGAGTGGAACAGTGAACGTGAGGAGCAGAGGGGGTAAACAGCTGGGCAGGAGGCCGACAGAGGAGGTGCTGATGTCCCTCACAAAGCTACGGGACACCAGAAGCAACCTCGATGAGTTTTGA
- the tars2 gene encoding threonine--tRNA ligase 1, cytoplasmic isoform X3 produces MRSASHTSSSAVCVLALLVNASPALSERLQIFEALREKRGNGKRFESTEMPLRIRLVDGRIVKGTAGVTTPLYVARSVRLKGALVSKVNGELWELGRPLEADCELQLLGFDTTEGKQAAWRTGACVLGGVLEGMFGAEVCREGTSEFGLFCDYLLDNSFLSLSDVEARCKEAAALKRPLSRLELSIEEVQELFQSSKLRLQFAEEQMNGATVTVYRCGDTIAVCNGPLLPHTGLLTVFKMLQLSSVTLANQTESSGLTRLLGVAFPGEKEKEEWEREQEEARRRDHRRIGTDQELFFFNEVSPGSCFFLPKGAHIYSTLTDFIKCEYRRRGFTEVVTPTLYSTALWERSGHWEHYSKNMFTVKSEDSQTYALKPMNCPAHCLMFEQRVRSWRELPLRWADFGALHRNELSGALGGLTRVRRFCQDDAHIFCTPEQLEEEIVTCLDFVRSVYQVFGFSFHCLLSTRPTPCLGEPDQWDTAEQQLERSLQQFGERWELNPGDGAFYGPKIDILIKDAIGRQHQCATIQLDFQLPIRFDLQYVGRDGQLHRPVMIHRAVLGSLERMMAILAENFGGKWPLWLSPAQVAVIPVGGNNESYGRQVVQQFHEAGFMADLNDDEGATLNKKIRSAQLAQYNYIFVVGDKERESGTVNVRSRGGKQLGRRPTEEVLMSLTKLRDTRSNLDEF; encoded by the exons GTGAATGCATCTCCTGCCTTATCTGAACGACTGCAGATCTTTGAGGCTCTCAGGGAAAAACGTGGAAATGGGAAGCGTTTTGAATCGACAGAAATGCCCCTCCGTATCCGGCTGGTTGACGGCCGGATAGTTAAGGGAACAGCTGGTGTCACCACACCGCTCTATGTTGCTCGGAGTGTGAG ATTGAAAGGAGCCCTGGTGAGTAAGGTGAATGGGGAACTCTGGGAGCTTGGACGACCCCTAGAGGCAGACTGTGAACTACAACTTCTGGGGTTTGATACAACTGAGGGAAAGCAG GCAGCCTGGAGAACAGGGGCGTGCGTCCTCGGTGGAGTCTTGGAGGGCATGTTTGGTGCTGAGGTGTGCAGAGAAGGAACATCAGAGTTCGGGCTTTTCTGTGATTACCTGTTGGACAACAG TTTTTTGTCTCTGAGTGATGTGGAGGCGAGGTGTAAGGAGGCGGCAGCACTCAAACGTCCTCTCTCTAGACTGGAGCTGAGTATAGAAGAGGTCCAAGAGCTATTCCAG AGCAGTAAGCTGAGGCTGCAGTTTGCTGAAGAGCAGATGAATGGCGCCACTGTCACAGTATACAG GTGTGGAGACACTATAGCGGTCTGCAACGGCCCCCTCCTCCCACACACAGGCCTCCTCACAGTCTTCAAGATGCTGCag CTGTCCTCTGTGACCCTGGCCAACCAGACAGAGTCCTCCGGTTTGACACGACTGTTAGGTGTGGCCTTTCCAGgtgagaaagagaaggaggagtgGGAGAGGGAGCAGGAGGAAGCGAGGAGGCGGGACCACAGACGCATCGGGACG GACCAGGAGCTGTTCTTCTTCAATGAAGTCAGTCCAGGAAGTTGTTTCTTTCTGCCTAAAGGAGCCCACATCTACAGCACACTCACAGACTTCATTAAG TGTGAATACCGAAGGCGAGGCTTCACTGAGGTCGTGACCCCAACGCTATACAGCACTGCGTTATGGGAGCGCTCTGGCCACTGGGAGCACTACAGCAAGAACATGTTCACTGTGAAATCAGAGGACTCTCAGACCTACGCTCTCAAACCCATGAACTGTCCTGCACACTG CCTGATGTTTGAGCAGCGCGTTCGCTCGTGGAGAGAGCTCCCTCTGCGATGGGCCGACTTCGGGGCGCTGCATCGTAATGAGCTCTCCGGCGCTCTGGGAGGTCTCACTCGCGTTCGCAGGTTCTGCCAGGATGACGCGCACATATTTTGCACACCTGAACAG ctGGAAGAAGAGATTGTGACTTGTTTGGACTTTGTGAGGAGCGTCTATCAAGTGTTTGGGTTTTCCTTTCACTGCCTGCTGTCTACGCGACCCACGCCGTGCCTGGGGGAGCCTGATCAGTGGGACACTGCTGAGCAG caGTTAGAGAGGAGTCTGCAGCAGTTTGGTGAACGCTGGGAATTAAACCCAGGAGACGGAGCGTTCTACGGACCAAAG ATTGACATCCTGATCAAAGATGCTATTGGCAGACAGCACCAGTGTGCCACGATCCAGCTGGACTTCCAGCTGCCAATCAGATTTGACCTTCAGTACGTCGG ACGAGACGGACAGTTGCACAGACCAGTAATGATCCACAGAGCAGTGCTGGGATCGCTGGAGAGGATGATGGCCATACTGGCTGAAAACTTTGGAGGGAAATG GCCTCTGTGGCTGTCTCCGGCTCAGGTCGCAGTTATTCCTGTGGGGGGCAACAATGAGTCGTACGGCAGGCAG GTGGTCCAGCAGTTCCATGAAGCTGGCTTTATGGCAGATCTGAATGACGATGAGGGAGCCACCTTAAATAAGAAGATCCGCTCTGCTCAGCTCGCCCAGTATAACTACATATTTG tgGTGGGTGATAAGGAGCGTGAGAGTGGAACAGTGAACGTGAGGAGCAGAGGGGGTAAACAGCTGGGCAGGAGGCCGACAGAGGAGGTGCTGATGTCCCTCACAAAGCTACGGGACACCAGAAGCAACCTCGATGAGTTTTGA